ATAGGATGATTGAAGCAGGGCTTTCTTCGGTAGAGTTTTGGGCTGTCAATACTGATGTGCAGGCACTTGGTCTTTCTCAGGCTACTCAGAAGATGCAAATCGGCCCAAAATCTACAAAGGGACTTGGGGCAGGTGCTAACCCTGATCTGGGACGAGAGGCTGCTGAAGAGAGCCAAGACGATCTAAGAAGTATCTTAGAGGGTGCCGACATGGCATTTGTCACAGCTGGTTTGGGAGGAGGTACGGGAACAGGCGCAGCACCTTATATTGCTAGCATTGCAAAAGAAATGGGAATACTTACAGTAGCTGTTCTTACTTTTCCATTTAAGTTTGAGGGCCCAAAGAGAAAGAAAAACGCCGATCAGGGTTTGGAGGAGTTGAAAAAGATAGTCGACTCATATATTGTGATCGACAATCAGAGGCTTATAACCTTTGCTGACTCGAAGCTTTCTTTTATGGAGGCATTTCGATTGGCCGATGACGTTCTCAGGCAAGGCGTACAGGGGATTTCCGATCTTGTAACTGTTCCTGGCATTATAAACCTTGATTTTGCTGATCTTAAGTCTGTTCTTACCAACACAGGAAATACCATTATGGGGGTAGGATTTGGTCAAGACGAGATGAGGGCTATTGACGCTGTCAGAAATGCCGTTGACTCTCCTCTTCTTACTATTCCAGTGAAGGGTGCGACCAATATTATTATGAACGTCACAGGTGGTTATGATCTTACCCTTCTTGAGATAAACGAAGCGGCTGATGAATTGAGCTCCTTGACATCCGAAAATGCAAATCTCTTGTTTGGAGCTGTTATTAATCCTGAAATGGAAAATTCCATAAGAATTACTATTATTGCTACGGGATTTTCTGACGCTGTAAGCGATATGCCGTTGAAACAAAGGTCAGACACGTCTTTCTCCACCCCATCCAAGAAACATGTGTTCGATGACACAGTTAACTTTGGCT
This genomic window from Thermodesulfobium sp. 4217-1 contains:
- the ftsZ gene encoding cell division protein FtsZ, producing MYDEKMGPSIKVLGIGGAGGNAVNRMIEAGLSSVEFWAVNTDVQALGLSQATQKMQIGPKSTKGLGAGANPDLGREAAEESQDDLRSILEGADMAFVTAGLGGGTGTGAAPYIASIAKEMGILTVAVLTFPFKFEGPKRKKNADQGLEELKKIVDSYIVIDNQRLITFADSKLSFMEAFRLADDVLRQGVQGISDLVTVPGIINLDFADLKSVLTNTGNTIMGVGFGQDEMRAIDAVRNAVDSPLLTIPVKGATNIIMNVTGGYDLTLLEINEAADELSSLTSENANLLFGAVINPEMENSIRITIIATGFSDAVSDMPLKQRSDTSFSTPSKKHVFDDTVNFGFDDLPSFLRKDSGKEEV